One genomic segment of Desulforamulus reducens MI-1 includes these proteins:
- a CDS encoding futalosine hydrolase → MPGRAEMRVLVMTAVSAERDAILRGLNNDTRFDVRIAGVGPVAAAVSTTKVLATAQYDLVVSAGIGGGFTGKAGVGSLVVANQIVAADLGAENPAGFCSLDQLGFGSTYIQIDAGLVKQVYEALLLANLPVNTGAVLTVSTVTGTAASAQSRAARVPGATAEAMEGYGVALAALDCGIPVLEIRAISNLVGPRDRSAWRIKEALDVLEAASLVLSEVLR, encoded by the coding sequence ATGCCCGGCAGAGCTGAAATGCGTGTTCTGGTAATGACTGCTGTCTCGGCCGAGAGGGATGCGATATTACGTGGTCTAAACAATGATACAAGGTTTGATGTCAGGATAGCCGGAGTCGGTCCGGTAGCCGCTGCTGTCAGTACAACGAAGGTGTTGGCAACCGCCCAGTATGACTTGGTTGTAAGTGCCGGTATTGGTGGAGGCTTTACTGGTAAAGCTGGAGTAGGCTCCTTGGTGGTGGCCAACCAGATTGTTGCCGCCGACTTAGGGGCAGAAAACCCGGCGGGTTTCTGTAGTTTGGATCAGTTGGGCTTCGGTTCCACTTACATCCAAATCGATGCAGGGCTGGTGAAGCAGGTTTACGAGGCACTGCTGTTGGCTAATTTGCCAGTCAATACTGGTGCGGTGCTCACCGTATCAACTGTCACGGGTACCGCTGCCAGTGCACAATCAAGGGCTGCCCGGGTGCCTGGGGCCACTGCCGAGGCCATGGAGGGATATGGCGTGGCCCTGGCAGCCCTTGATTGTGGTATACCCGTTTTGGAGATTCGTGCTATTTCAAACCTAGTGGGTCCCCGGGACCGGTCTGCCTGGCGAATCAAAGAGGCCCTAGATGTCCTAGAAGCGGCTAGTTTGGTATTATCGGAGGTACTGCGATGA
- a CDS encoding histidine kinase dimerization/phospho-acceptor domain-containing protein, with product MVVGIPLLVIIFKCSGYFNRIVQNTSELAQGEMGPDVPIIGKSTLATLAANINSLKHGVKTSQREQAKSERLKTELITNVSHDLRTPLTSIITYTKLLKTPDIP from the coding sequence ATGGTTGTGGGGATTCCCCTGTTGGTGATCATTTTTAAGTGCAGCGGTTATTTTAATCGGATTGTACAAAATACCAGTGAATTGGCACAAGGAGAAATGGGTCCAGACGTACCTATAATAGGCAAATCCACATTGGCAACTTTAGCCGCCAATATCAACAGCCTAAAGCATGGCGTTAAAACCTCCCAAAGGGAACAGGCTAAAAGTGAACGATTAAAAACAGAGCTGATTACCAATGTTAGCCATGATCTGCGCACACCCCTTACATCCATTATTACCTATACAAAACTACTGAAGACACCGGATATCCCATAG
- a CDS encoding ATP-binding protein codes for MASGSIELVKEKVDLVQLLEQALAEHNEAISESTLQFRVTKPDKPVYAIVDGQKMWRVFDNLIGNSLKYSLENTRVYISIKALPNKATIVFKNIAKYELGENIDELFERFKRGDTSRHTEGSGLGLAIAKSIVDLHQGNLDIEVDGDLFKITISLNTLG; via the coding sequence ATGGCCAGCGGCAGCATTGAGTTAGTAAAGGAAAAAGTGGATCTTGTTCAGCTCTTAGAGCAAGCACTTGCCGAACATAATGAGGCAATAAGTGAATCCACCTTACAATTTCGGGTTACCAAGCCTGACAAGCCTGTTTATGCCATTGTGGATGGGCAAAAAATGTGGCGTGTATTTGATAACCTCATTGGCAATAGTTTGAAATATTCTCTGGAAAATACCAGAGTCTATATTTCGATAAAGGCTTTGCCCAATAAAGCAACAATTGTATTTAAAAACATTGCCAAGTATGAACTGGGTGAAAATATCGATGAGCTTTTCGAACGTTTTAAACGTGGTGATACCTCCCGGCATACAGAAGGATCGGGGCTTGGCTTGGCCATTGCAAAATCCATTGTAGATCTACACCAGGGCAACCTGGATATTGAGGTGGATGGTGATTTATTTAAAATAACGATATCACTAAATACCCTAGGGTAA
- a CDS encoding ABC transporter ATP-binding protein, producing the protein MIEIKDLSKSFEDLAALKNVNIKVNKGSVYGLVGSNGAGKTTLLKTMVGVYQGDQGTCCIEGQEVFENVEIKAKIIFIPDALYFFSTYSVRDMAKFYSNIYPSWNQQRFNKLKEAFGIDINKKINRLSKGMQRQVAFWLALSTMPEYLILDEPLDGLDPVMRQKVKNLIIQDVAEREMTVLISSHNLRELEDLCDTIGILHQGTLVLEKELDDLKSDVHKIQVAFKEDVPEQILQDAQILYEEIRGSVKLFIIRGNKEELTKQFNKHNPMILDILPLTLEEIFIYEMGGIGYAIENIII; encoded by the coding sequence GTGATCGAAATAAAAGATTTAAGTAAATCCTTTGAGGATTTGGCAGCGTTAAAAAATGTTAACATCAAGGTAAATAAAGGTTCTGTTTATGGTTTAGTGGGGTCCAATGGGGCAGGGAAAACCACTCTCCTCAAAACCATGGTGGGCGTTTATCAGGGAGATCAGGGGACCTGTTGTATTGAAGGACAAGAGGTCTTTGAGAATGTGGAGATCAAAGCAAAAATTATTTTCATCCCAGATGCATTGTATTTTTTTTCTACCTACTCCGTAAGGGATATGGCAAAGTTTTATAGTAATATTTATCCTTCCTGGAACCAGCAACGTTTTAATAAGCTAAAAGAGGCCTTTGGTATTGATATTAATAAAAAAATCAATCGACTCTCTAAGGGGATGCAAAGACAAGTAGCCTTTTGGCTTGCTTTGTCTACCATGCCTGAATATTTGATTTTAGATGAACCTTTGGATGGTCTGGACCCTGTCATGAGGCAGAAAGTAAAAAACCTAATCATTCAAGATGTGGCAGAGAGAGAAATGACCGTTTTAATTTCCTCCCATAATTTAAGAGAACTTGAGGATCTCTGTGACACCATAGGTATTTTGCACCAGGGCACCTTGGTTTTAGAGAAAGAGCTAGATGACCTTAAGTCTGATGTACATAAAATTCAGGTGGCCTTTAAAGAAGATGTGCCTGAGCAAATTTTGCAGGATGCCCAAATTTTATATGAAGAGATTCGGGGCAGTGTGAAGCTTTTTATTATTCGTGGTAATAAAGAGGAGCTTACAAAACAGTTTAATAAACATAATCCAATGATTTTAGATATTTTACCCTTGACCCTGGAAGAAATATTTATCTATGAGATGGGAGGGATCGGCTATGCCATTGAAAACATCATTATTTAA
- a CDS encoding Crp/Fnr family transcriptional regulator, translated as MTSKIVQLFPKSKIEEWLSHGKEINFKRGNYITGADKLTNDIYLIKKGEARLFHIHEDGKECILGLLSAGDFIDLIDIFTKKRSGAFSKALTEVTVIAVPKAEVRKVIEENPPLAMSLLSYLSERLQETVEILEQVAYGKVEERLLFLLKKIADTNQEDNGWYPIPAAITHQDLAGMVASSRETVTLLINKLALFGIIRLHKSKIWVKLESN; from the coding sequence ATGACATCAAAAATTGTTCAGTTATTTCCAAAAAGCAAGATTGAAGAGTGGCTCAGTCATGGAAAAGAAATTAATTTTAAGAGAGGTAACTACATTACCGGTGCGGATAAGCTAACCAACGATATCTATCTCATCAAAAAAGGGGAGGCCCGTTTATTTCACATTCATGAAGATGGTAAGGAATGTATTTTAGGGCTGTTATCTGCGGGGGATTTTATTGATCTAATCGATATCTTTACAAAAAAAAGAAGTGGTGCCTTTTCCAAAGCTTTAACAGAAGTGACAGTTATTGCCGTTCCCAAAGCAGAAGTGAGAAAAGTTATTGAAGAAAATCCCCCGCTGGCCATGTCCCTGCTCAGTTACTTATCAGAAAGACTCCAGGAAACCGTTGAAATTCTTGAACAAGTGGCCTATGGAAAAGTGGAAGAGCGGCTCCTCTTTTTATTAAAAAAAATAGCTGATACTAATCAAGAAGATAATGGCTGGTACCCCATCCCTGCCGCAATCACGCACCAGGATTTGGCGGGTATGGTTGCATCCAGTCGTGAAACGGTAACTTTGTTGATAAACAAGCTGGCATTGTTTGGAATAATACGTTTGCACAAAAGCAAAATCTGGGTCAAGTTGGAAAGCAATTAG
- a CDS encoding IS1380-like element ISDre4 family transposase — MKKIRNKKIKTKNRDDDRLTIFEIEQGDEELTTHSGLALIGALLTNTKIKTRLNNTMSAEQKKPHISNGSVGIAYIGLLCQGKSDFDHIEPFREDNFFAISLNIKETPSSPTLRQRLDMVAKDKQWNNILLEESAGLIKKTNAPLTPVYLGQENRAYLPLDIDVSPFDNSNTKKEGVSRTYKGTDGYAPIFAYLAKEGYCVNTELRQGSEHCQKNTSEFVAESIRYARKITQLPLLLRMDSGNDSASNIEICLNDDTKADFIIKRNLRKETPEGWLLLAKNNKDIYCQEREGKKVYYGSMMKYKKELKREIRVVYKITERTFGKDGQIFLVPQVEAETYWTSLPDPPHVIERLYHEHGTSEQFHSELKTDLDLERLPSGKFDTNNLILHFGVVAYNLLRMIGQSTTRMQHVPLRKQAERRRIRTVIQNLITLASRLVSHARKKKLRFGKHSPWFETFKQAYSVCLAR, encoded by the coding sequence ATGAAAAAGATAAGAAACAAGAAAATCAAAACCAAAAACAGAGACGATGATAGGCTCACTATCTTTGAAATTGAACAAGGTGACGAAGAGCTAACCACCCATTCGGGCTTAGCTCTTATCGGAGCCTTACTGACTAATACCAAGATAAAAACACGACTGAACAATACAATGTCTGCTGAACAAAAGAAACCCCATATTTCTAATGGAAGTGTTGGTATTGCCTACATTGGCTTGTTATGCCAAGGCAAGAGTGATTTTGACCACATTGAACCCTTTCGAGAAGATAATTTCTTTGCAATCTCGTTAAACATCAAAGAGACACCGTCAAGCCCAACCCTTCGCCAACGATTAGATATGGTTGCTAAAGATAAGCAATGGAATAATATCCTGTTGGAAGAATCTGCGGGGCTAATCAAAAAAACAAATGCACCACTAACCCCAGTGTACCTGGGTCAAGAAAATAGAGCTTATCTTCCACTAGATATTGATGTGTCTCCCTTTGATAACTCCAACACCAAAAAAGAAGGGGTCTCCCGCACCTACAAAGGCACCGATGGTTACGCTCCCATCTTTGCATATCTAGCAAAGGAAGGTTATTGCGTAAATACTGAGCTACGCCAAGGGAGTGAACATTGCCAAAAGAACACCTCAGAATTCGTTGCCGAAAGCATTCGCTATGCCAGAAAAATTACCCAGTTGCCTTTGCTTTTAAGGATGGACTCAGGCAATGACAGCGCTAGTAATATTGAAATTTGCTTAAATGATGATACTAAGGCTGATTTCATTATTAAGCGAAACCTTCGCAAAGAAACCCCTGAAGGGTGGCTACTATTGGCAAAGAACAATAAAGATATTTACTGCCAGGAACGTGAAGGTAAAAAAGTCTACTATGGTTCCATGATGAAATACAAAAAGGAGCTGAAAAGAGAAATCAGGGTAGTTTACAAAATTACCGAAAGAACCTTTGGTAAAGATGGCCAGATATTTCTCGTACCCCAGGTGGAGGCAGAAACCTATTGGACCTCATTGCCAGACCCTCCACATGTAATCGAAAGACTATACCACGAACATGGCACCAGTGAGCAGTTTCACAGCGAACTTAAGACAGACCTGGATTTAGAAAGACTGCCCTCTGGCAAATTTGACACTAACAACCTAATACTACATTTTGGAGTAGTGGCCTACAATCTGTTGCGCATGATAGGACAATCAACAACTAGAATGCAGCATGTGCCCTTGCGAAAGCAGGCAGAACGCCGTAGGATTAGGACGGTGATTCAGAACTTAATCACGTTGGCATCACGGTTAGTTTCACATGCAAGAAAGAAGAAATTACGATTTGGAAAGCACAGTCCCTGGTTTGAAACATTTAAACAAGCTTACTCTGTGTGTTTAGCAAGATAG
- a CDS encoding DUF6449 domain-containing protein: MPLKTSLFNKGVFMDDLKRFSWLGILYTLALFFVVPLHILMTYGQEDPDYTVIKELFYLNGGDMQGVLVLVVSLFMGIFIFRYMQVKNSSDMMHSLPIKRKVLYRTHILTSLILLILPVLLTAFISLILNQTLDLGAYFNILDIAIWAGFIILTELAIFFVCVFVGMLVGMSVVQGIIATIFLFLPLGLTVLLTDSLNIFLYGFAYNWQINEEKLSPIVRLLDGFNDTNKMGNGEIATYIIVCLGLYFLAQFLYDKRKLETASQTIAFQHFRWVFKFGVTLCTMLVAGSYFYHTQHNINWIIFGYVFGSLIGYYVAEMVLKKTFFVFKNIKDYGIYAGVIIVIFLGLHFDLMGYERRLPEVNEIKSISFGNGFYEFENGQKLYVDRANIKNIYLLHQQLIKDKLQNKYGNKKSTRERVLVYHLRDGSQITRGYSINDDCYTQYLKPIYESKEYKKFYYDALRVAASDVEKMTIQPSLDRQDTKEAVILNPEEIKEALHILKQDIEAETYEQMTDHRTAWASIRLLISDDKMKKYRKGEMDKDRREIYTSWEKSYGNFEAWLKDKGYLKNARILPEEIDYIVVEKLESTQQWEAKRRNGEWLDTKGTKRLEIKDKDQIEICLRNYSEVWDGENQDYIIGFYTEGHVNIGFGSFKAANAPDFIKDQLL; this comes from the coding sequence ATGCCATTGAAAACATCATTATTTAATAAAGGCGTTTTTATGGATGATCTTAAAAGGTTTAGTTGGCTCGGCATTTTGTATACCCTCGCCTTGTTCTTCGTCGTACCGTTACACATTTTAATGACCTATGGCCAAGAAGATCCAGATTACACCGTTATAAAAGAGTTATTTTATCTTAATGGCGGAGATATGCAAGGGGTATTAGTTCTGGTCGTTTCACTTTTCATGGGTATTTTTATCTTTCGTTATATGCAGGTGAAAAATTCATCAGATATGATGCACAGTTTACCCATTAAAAGAAAGGTCTTATATAGAACTCACATTTTAACAAGCCTTATATTGTTGATTTTACCGGTTTTGCTGACGGCATTTATTTCATTAATCTTAAATCAGACCTTAGATTTGGGCGCATATTTTAACATTTTAGACATTGCTATATGGGCAGGCTTTATAATCCTGACAGAATTGGCGATCTTTTTTGTTTGCGTTTTTGTAGGCATGCTGGTGGGCATGTCAGTGGTTCAAGGCATTATTGCTACCATATTCCTATTTTTACCCCTGGGCCTGACTGTACTGTTAACGGATTCACTGAATATTTTCCTGTATGGTTTTGCTTACAATTGGCAGATCAATGAGGAGAAGCTTTCCCCGATAGTTAGGCTTCTGGATGGCTTCAATGATACTAATAAGATGGGGAATGGAGAAATAGCCACCTACATTATAGTTTGCCTTGGTTTGTATTTTCTAGCTCAATTTTTATATGATAAAAGAAAGTTAGAGACAGCTTCTCAGACCATTGCCTTTCAGCATTTTCGCTGGGTTTTTAAATTTGGTGTCACCCTATGTACCATGTTAGTGGCAGGTTCTTATTTTTATCATACCCAGCACAACATAAACTGGATTATATTTGGCTATGTTTTTGGTTCGCTGATTGGTTATTACGTTGCAGAGATGGTACTGAAAAAAACCTTTTTTGTTTTCAAGAATATCAAGGACTATGGTATTTATGCTGGTGTGATCATAGTAATATTCTTGGGCCTGCATTTTGATCTGATGGGCTATGAGAGGCGGCTTCCCGAGGTGAATGAGATTAAAAGTATAAGTTTTGGCAATGGCTTCTATGAATTTGAGAATGGGCAAAAATTATATGTGGATAGGGCAAATATAAAAAATATATATCTCCTGCATCAGCAACTGATAAAGGATAAATTGCAAAACAAATATGGTAATAAAAAATCAACCAGAGAAAGGGTTTTAGTTTATCACCTAAGGGATGGCAGCCAGATAACCCGGGGTTATTCCATTAATGATGATTGTTACACCCAATATTTAAAACCCATTTATGAATCCAAAGAATATAAAAAGTTCTATTATGATGCTTTAAGGGTAGCCGCTTCGGATGTTGAAAAAATGACCATTCAACCGTCCCTGGATCGACAAGACACGAAGGAAGCTGTTATCCTAAATCCAGAGGAGATTAAAGAAGCCCTCCATATATTAAAACAGGATATTGAAGCTGAGACCTATGAGCAGATGACAGACCACAGAACAGCATGGGCAAGCATCCGTCTTTTGATCTCCGATGATAAAATGAAAAAATACCGAAAAGGAGAGATGGACAAGGACAGAAGAGAAATCTATACTTCTTGGGAGAAATCCTATGGCAACTTTGAAGCATGGTTAAAGGACAAGGGCTATCTAAAAAATGCAAGAATCCTCCCGGAGGAGATTGATTATATTGTGGTAGAAAAACTAGAAAGTACACAACAATGGGAAGCAAAGCGGAGAAATGGAGAATGGCTGGATACAAAAGGTACAAAACGATTAGAAATCAAGGATAAAGACCAGATTGAGATTTGTTTAAGAAACTATTCAGAAGTGTGGGATGGGGAGAATCAAGATTATATCATTGGATTTTATACAGAAGGGCACGTAAACATAGGCTTTGGTAGCTTTAAAGCAGCAAATGCTCCGGATTTTATCAAAGATCAATTATTGTAG
- a CDS encoding GntR family transcriptional regulator gives MFDLDLRSRLPIYEQLVEKIKESIINEVLKTDEQLPSVRILSQQLTINPNTIQKAYRELERQGYIYSLPGKGSFVARIDHQKNNEKLAKLKEDLIKILSEAMYLGMKHEEIMAIISQVESTVRRGE, from the coding sequence ATGTTTGATTTAGATTTAAGAAGTCGATTACCCATTTACGAACAGTTGGTAGAAAAAATTAAGGAATCAATTATCAATGAAGTTTTAAAAACAGATGAGCAACTGCCTTCTGTACGCATCCTGTCTCAACAATTAACCATCAACCCCAACACCATTCAAAAGGCCTATAGAGAGCTAGAAAGGCAGGGATATATTTACTCCCTACCAGGCAAAGGAAGCTTTGTAGCCAGGATTGACCACCAGAAAAATAACGAGAAACTAGCAAAATTAAAGGAAGATTTGATAAAAATTCTATCGGAGGCCATGTATCTGGGGATGAAGCATGAAGAAATTATGGCTATAATTTCACAGGTCGAGAGTACCGTTAGGAGGGGAGAATGA
- a CDS encoding ExeA family protein yields MFTQFFGLKFNPFSKEVPADKLFISQDLLELESRLKYLQSTRGIGLVAGEPGAGKSTALRKFVNELNPALYKHCYFSLATVTVLEFYQGLALELGEQPKHKKVAIFRQIQGAINSMYYERRITPVIILDEIHLASNKLLEDLRLIFNFKMDSQNPFILVLAGQPLIRSKLSLNINNPLRQRLVVKHIMQGLKPEEIRDYCTSRLKQAGLIEEIFTDSAIDAIYATTKGLPRLINNLVTNCLLYAYYKKLRQIDEEVVYQAQNELNI; encoded by the coding sequence ATGTTTACACAATTCTTTGGACTTAAGTTTAACCCTTTTTCTAAAGAAGTACCGGCGGACAAATTATTTATTAGCCAAGACTTATTGGAACTAGAATCGAGGTTAAAATATTTGCAAAGTACCCGTGGAATCGGGTTAGTTGCAGGTGAACCAGGTGCTGGCAAATCAACAGCTTTGAGAAAATTTGTTAATGAGTTAAACCCAGCTCTCTACAAGCATTGTTATTTTTCTTTGGCGACTGTTACTGTGTTGGAATTTTATCAGGGACTTGCCTTAGAACTTGGTGAGCAACCTAAACACAAAAAGGTAGCTATTTTCCGTCAAATTCAGGGCGCTATCAATTCTATGTACTATGAACGCCGGATTACGCCGGTAATTATCTTAGATGAAATACATTTAGCTTCAAACAAGTTGTTAGAGGATTTAAGGCTCATTTTTAACTTTAAAATGGACTCGCAAAATCCCTTTATTCTTGTCTTAGCAGGACAACCTTTAATTCGATCTAAGTTATCACTCAACATCAATAACCCACTAAGGCAACGTTTGGTAGTGAAACATATTATGCAGGGGTTAAAACCTGAAGAAATTAGAGATTATTGCACCAGCCGATTAAAGCAAGCAGGGTTAATCGAAGAGATTTTCACCGATTCAGCAATTGACGCTATCTATGCCACAACAAAAGGCTTACCACGGTTAATTAACAATTTAGTTACTAATTGTCTGCTTTACGCTTATTACAAAAAGTTAAGGCAAATTGATGAAGAGGTAGTTTACCAGGCCCAAAATGAACTTAATATTTGA
- a CDS encoding 1,4-dihydroxy-6-naphthoate synthase has translation MKIAFSPCPNDTFIFHAWVHGLIPGAPKLDVTYADIDITNSLAASSNGPEVIKISYAALPWVLSEYALLPCGGALGKGCGPLLLTSNKVGSIKDPTLIAGKRVAVPSERSTAYLLFRLWIAQHVPGGVGEIVVLPFHQIMPAVRDGLVDAGLVIHEARFTYPSFGLTLLVDLGNWWEADTNLPIPLGAIIARRSQDLSAIAGWIRASVKHAWTQPEVSQQYVLEHAQELSPEVAQAHIKLYVNEFTEHIGEMGYQAVEALLSRAAQEGLVPKVDWAALGYQS, from the coding sequence ATGAAAATAGCCTTTTCACCTTGTCCTAATGATACATTTATTTTTCATGCCTGGGTACACGGATTAATACCCGGTGCCCCCAAGCTGGATGTAACCTATGCTGATATTGATATTACCAACAGTTTGGCAGCCAGTAGCAACGGGCCCGAGGTAATTAAAATATCCTACGCAGCTTTGCCCTGGGTATTGTCGGAATACGCGTTATTGCCCTGTGGAGGTGCGTTGGGTAAAGGCTGCGGTCCACTGCTACTGACTTCAAACAAAGTAGGCAGCATCAAAGATCCAACGTTGATTGCAGGAAAGCGGGTGGCGGTACCCAGTGAACGATCAACAGCTTATTTACTCTTTCGGTTATGGATAGCCCAACATGTGCCAGGGGGCGTGGGTGAGATAGTAGTTCTGCCCTTCCATCAGATCATGCCGGCGGTACGAGACGGGTTGGTTGATGCTGGGCTGGTGATCCATGAGGCACGCTTTACCTATCCTTCATTTGGGCTGACTCTCTTGGTCGACTTAGGCAATTGGTGGGAGGCAGACACCAACCTGCCCATCCCGCTGGGTGCAATTATTGCCCGTCGCTCACAGGATCTATCAGCCATTGCTGGTTGGATTCGTGCATCGGTTAAACATGCCTGGACCCAGCCGGAGGTGTCACAACAGTACGTGCTAGAACATGCCCAAGAGTTGTCCCCCGAAGTTGCGCAGGCGCATATTAAGCTTTACGTAAATGAATTCACCGAGCATATAGGTGAGATGGGGTATCAGGCCGTAGAAGCCTTGCTTAGCCGAGCCGCCCAAGAAGGATTGGTTCCAAAGGTAGACTGGGCAGCCCTAGGTTATCAATCATAG
- a CDS encoding CarD family transcriptional regulator, with protein MFQIGDKVFYPMHGAGVIEAIEEKEILGNKQLYYVMQIRNMQVMFPMKSDIPLRPVVDLDILDVLFTTFNEEALDLTLKPNQRYRSNMNKMKSGDIYQGVQVIRDLILMSKKRTLATGDKAMLDNALQILISELVLVKGITEEQAVDLVNGVINH; from the coding sequence ATGTTTCAAATTGGCGATAAAGTTTTTTATCCTATGCACGGGGCCGGTGTTATTGAAGCAATTGAAGAAAAGGAGATACTTGGGAATAAACAACTTTATTATGTAATGCAGATCAGAAACATGCAAGTAATGTTTCCTATGAAGTCTGACATACCACTTAGACCTGTTGTGGATTTAGATATATTAGACGTCTTATTTACGACTTTTAATGAAGAGGCACTAGATCTAACCCTCAAGCCAAACCAAAGATACCGTAGTAATATGAATAAAATGAAAAGCGGGGATATTTACCAAGGGGTTCAGGTCATCCGTGACCTAATACTCATGAGTAAAAAAAGGACTCTTGCCACCGGGGATAAAGCAATGTTAGATAATGCGCTACAAATCTTAATTAGTGAACTTGTATTAGTAAAAGGAATTACTGAAGAGCAAGCCGTTGATTTAGTAAACGGGGTTATTAATCATTAG
- a CDS encoding nitroreductase family protein yields the protein MLKEIAQWKSVRKFSSEPVTKDQLLSIMQAGRRSPSWKNIQPWRFIAVTDEKDRTKLAEAFSMGVLIKKAPAVIMCVGTLEAWVKDHQLARLKELFGATGVNMADEDIKKMYLDHELAQSLAGKPASIMARTFENIGIAYAFMILEAMHQGLGACIVGELDNELVAVNDQKYAEIKSYFNISETEVITAAIIVGHPAKETPIIPRKPEKDVIFFK from the coding sequence ATGTTAAAAGAGATTGCCCAGTGGAAAAGTGTAAGAAAGTTTTCCTCGGAGCCTGTTACAAAGGATCAGCTCTTAAGCATTATGCAAGCAGGGCGGAGAAGTCCTTCCTGGAAGAATATTCAGCCCTGGAGATTTATTGCAGTTACGGATGAAAAAGATCGTACCAAGCTGGCCGAGGCATTTTCTATGGGCGTCTTAATAAAGAAAGCTCCGGCCGTTATTATGTGCGTCGGGACACTTGAAGCTTGGGTAAAGGATCATCAGCTTGCACGGCTAAAAGAGCTGTTTGGTGCCACCGGGGTCAATATGGCCGATGAAGATATTAAAAAGATGTACCTGGATCATGAATTAGCCCAATCCTTAGCTGGCAAGCCGGCATCCATTATGGCCCGCACCTTTGAGAACATAGGAATAGCCTATGCTTTCATGATTTTAGAAGCTATGCATCAAGGATTAGGTGCCTGTATTGTGGGTGAATTAGACAACGAATTAGTAGCTGTCAATGATCAAAAATATGCCGAAATAAAATCCTATTTCAATATTTCTGAGACAGAAGTCATTACAGCGGCCATTATTGTGGGTCATCCTGCCAAGGAAACACCCATTATTCCCAGAAAACCGGAAAAAGATGTGATCTTCTTTAAGTAA
- a CDS encoding OsmC family protein, whose product MNNILLENVQQTMNAIKADPEVGKKNFSARINWQDGVQNQASIGEFPPLLMDEPQPLGGMNKAPNPVEYLLAAAVGCFAITFEVLASQRGIALEKVEAQIEADIDAAVFLGIKEGHGGIQNPTIKLRAITTATEQQVKEIAQFALRKSPVLLSLQAEINLVTE is encoded by the coding sequence ATGAATAATATTTTACTGGAAAATGTACAGCAAACAATGAATGCTATTAAAGCAGACCCAGAGGTAGGAAAGAAAAATTTTTCAGCCCGCATTAATTGGCAAGATGGTGTTCAAAACCAAGCAAGTATAGGGGAGTTTCCACCTTTATTAATGGATGAACCGCAACCGTTAGGGGGTATGAATAAAGCCCCTAATCCTGTGGAATATTTGTTAGCGGCAGCAGTGGGGTGTTTTGCCATAACCTTTGAAGTGTTAGCCAGCCAACGGGGAATTGCCTTGGAAAAAGTAGAAGCCCAAATTGAAGCGGATATAGATGCTGCTGTTTTCTTAGGAATAAAAGAGGGTCATGGGGGAATTCAAAACCCAACCATAAAGTTAAGGGCGATTACCACTGCCACAGAACAACAAGTAAAAGAGATTGCTCAGTTTGCCCTAAGGAAATCACCGGTTTTACTTAGCTTGCAAGCGGAGATAAATTTAGTAACTGAATAA
- a CDS encoding cold shock domain-containing protein, producing MQGTVKWFNAEKGFGFIEVEGGKDVFAHFSAITGDGYKTLEEGQRVEFDVVEGNRGPQAENIVKL from the coding sequence ATGCAAGGTACAGTAAAATGGTTTAATGCGGAGAAAGGTTTTGGCTTTATCGAAGTGGAAGGTGGCAAGGATGTGTTCGCCCACTTCAGTGCCATAACTGGTGATGGTTACAAGACACTGGAAGAAGGCCAACGTGTTGAGTTTGATGTTGTTGAGGGTAATCGTGGACCCCAAGCAGAGAATATTGTAAAGCTATAA